The Methanosarcina barkeri MS DNA window TGTGCAGGAATATATAAGTGGAAAGTATGAGAATACAGGTTTCCTTATAAAGGCTCGTGAGGAAGATGAAAACTATATAGCGTTCTACAGTTCTAACTGGCAAAATAAAAGTCAGAGACCCAAACTCACTATAGAGTATATCTGAATGTCGATAAAGTTAGTCTGGAAATAGTTTGATTCATGAAGAAAAAAGCAACGTTTAGATATAAATAAAGAAGTATTTAATTTTTAATGCTACACTTCGTACATCTAGGATTACATTGGGGGTTACCTTTAGTGTTTGGGATTTCCATACCCCAACTGAGGGTTCTGGTAGATCCGAAATATCTCTTTATTGGAATCTCCTGCCTAACTTAATAGACAAAACAATAGGGAAATCGGGCAGTGTCTCGGATTTACTGTAAAATTGAAGCAAAGTTTTTGAATACTATGAAGAAATTGACCTCCAGAGAGAGATTTTCTATTCAATAACTTTTTGAGATTTGTGATTTTACCGAAAAATCGGTACACTGTCATTCAAAAAGGAATGTATGAAAAAGGAAATTAAAACAAAAAATCCGGAAGAATAATCTTCCGGACTTTAACGAGCAAGTCCTACTCTTTCATTCATTTTCTTCTCGACCTGCATATCGAAAAGCATTCCGAAAAGGAGCATCTGAAGCCCCATGCCCAGTACAAGGAAACCAAGCAGAGGATAGTAGGAAGGAAGAGGATTTTGCAACAAGACCTGCAAAAAGCCCCAAAATCCTAAAATAACACCCACAGGCAAGGCAACCATTCCAAGGAAATAAAATAGTACAAGTGGATGGAAGTCCAGCACCGTATATTTGACCCTCAGTCTCCATAGAAAACCTCTAAAGATCATAGGAGCTACTTTGCGAATAAACTTGCCGTAGTGAATCTTCGATCTCTCTCTACCATACCGGGCGGGCATTACCACATCTATCACTCTCATTCCAAAGGCATTAAGCTTGATCAACAGATCGTTACAATAGCCATAATAAGGATAGACTGAGTCTAAATCGATGACCTCCAGGGCCTGCCTGGAAATAGCTGTATATCCATTTTGAGGGTCCATAACCTGCCAATAACCGCTGCCTATTTTTGTAATAAAGCTGAGGAGAAGATTTCCAAGAGATCTCCATTTGCTCATTCCGGCCCTAAAATTATCAGTGAGTAATCTGTTGCCTTTTGTATAATCAGCTCTTCCTTCAATGATTGGAAAAATCAACCTGGGAAGTTGAATAGGATCCATCTGATTATCTCCGGCCATAACCGCAACAATGTCCATCTCGTCTTTCAGGGCAAGTTTATACCCGTCAATTATTCCTGCACCTACCCCTTTGTTTACTTCATGGAGCAAATAGACGATTCTGGGGTCTCCGAACTTTTTTACAATTTCTCCTGTCCGATCTATACTACCATCATCGATTACGTAAATTCGGTCCACATATTCAGGGATACCACTTAGAGTATCACCTATAAGCAACTCCTCATTATAAGCAGGCACAACAACTCCAATACGCGTGCTCTCAAGCTTCCTGAATATAGGATCCACATCAAAACTCAGATAGTTAACCTTGAGTCCTTCGGTTTTC harbors:
- a CDS encoding glycosyltransferase family 2 protein — translated: MGLFSALTLGLNSLISDPISIVSSSSQLPDRLLRHEFTVLIPAQNEETSIGSKVLIAASYADRVLVLDEGSTDRTMEVAALGGARVVPVSSGEEALLDVLYKASLDSELVVLIYPECIQDMDLLSHVLEPLRHGFDLSVGSWPCRISCEQETVMLFNGKSTFKEKIGFLAIAADSMQKISSSGQHLTLKSLLSAAKTEGLKVNYLSFDVDPIFRKLESTRIGVVVPAYNEELLIGDTLSGIPEYVDRIYVIDDGSIDRTGEIVKKFGDPRIVYLLHEVNKGVGAGIIDGYKLALKDEMDIVAVMAGDNQMDPIQLPRLIFPIIEGRADYTKGNRLLTDNFRAGMSKWRSLGNLLLSFITKIGSGYWQVMDPQNGYTAISRQALEVIDLDSVYPYYGYCNDLLIKLNAFGMRVIDVVMPARYGRERSKIHYGKFIRKVAPMIFRGFLWRLRVKYTVLDFHPLVLFYFLGMVALPVGVILGFWGFLQVLLQNPLPSYYPLLGFLVLGMGLQMLLFGMLFDMQVEKKMNERVGLAR